The region TTTTCTTGATAAACTTCGGCAGGAGAACACCGAAACGAATGGAACCAAGGAGGAGCCGCCAGCGGCCAAGGAAAACAATCACAACCACGACCAGCCTCCAGCGGCTGCAGAGCAAAATCAGCAGCAGGCACAGCCTCAAGCCACGACACCCATTTCCCCGAACTCATTTCAAACGCCCAAGAGGCCAACGGTGCCAGCGCCGCCACCTCCCACAAATTGGAAGACCTCGGATTAGAGGGAAACTTGGAGCCGTGAGGTGGGAACGGCGTCAGAGTCATTAGGTGTTACTGTTTACTCGTTAAGACTTGAACGCAcagtaatatatatatttatataattcaagTGATCCTTGCGGATTCAAGGAGACATTGTGCATTATAGAGAGGAGAGAAGAGTCTCTGCGTATTctgcatttgtatttttgccTTGTTCATAAGCAATCTAATTTGTACGTGTTTAGCCATATAACAATATATCGAGCGATATCCATTTACGTATGCATATGTAGTCTTTAGTAGGCCACCATAACTCAAGTGTCGAAATTTGATTTGTTAGCCCAGGCGAGCTCTCAATTGTTAATCCTTGTTTGAAAGGTTGTGATACATCAGAAAGGTTTTGTGTTTCCTTAATTTTTTGCATTGCTCCCGAGTTAATATGATTTCCTTTTCCAACGAAAGACATTGTGATTTCCTcctattaaaattattatttcggTTAAAGCACGAACGTTATTGCTCCATTTTGAATTCGGGCTAATTAATTCCAATGTATTCATTTGAATATTCAAATCAGCaagtacattttaaaatgaattatcATTTTGATGTATGATGtactatattttgtatttttgctttattaatttgtaatgcaactattatttttattttataataaaattatgtatgatGAACTGTtgtgtatataaaatatacattaaaaaaagatgAATATGATTTTACCAGAAAAGTATTGGTCTCTGTTCGTTATTGTTTGTTAAGTTATTTTTAGAAATCGCTTGTGAGTAGGCTGGCGTTGTAATATTAGAATGTGGATCTCTTATGAAATTGGtaataacaaaacattaaTCACACTCAGACCTctttaaatcaaaatcctcAGTTTGAGGTGTCCTTTAAACAGCAAATATTGTGCCACATGAAGAATACCTGAGTACAGACGATGACAGCACCCTTTATAGGCCTACAGTTGACAAAACTTTCAAGGACAACTACCTACACATTCAAATCATATCTAACTATATTTTCACCACTTGCTTCAAAGGTATAACTAGCAATGGCCAGATCTTTATGGGAAAAGAGCTTACTTATGAGAGTGCAATAGGATAAGTCGAAAGCTGCATAGGACAGACCAAATCGACATGTATTCCAACGTATTTTTAGAAACTAGTATGTTTATACGGTTTTGTGAATAGGTTAGTAAGTGAGCTGATGCTGGATACACGAATATATTCTGCTAAAGTcttaataaaaaccaaacacTCCAAGTTGGAGCAGAATTACTCTTGTTATAACTTATTTAAGACGACTACTGTTGGGtgggatatatttatttaagagaTATTATATAAAAGTACACTTCTCTTAACCTATAAGTATGCAATTAAGCTTTTTATTATGATTCTTTATTCTACGAAAGTCATATAAAATGCACTTAATGTAACTGTCATAGGACTAGCTTTCTTATGTTGCTCGTGGCAGGGCAAACATCTAAAGCTGGAAGTGCGCCGGTGATCTCCAGGAATCGCAAGAGTGTGTGGCTGTGGGTCTTTGTTAAAGGTGGAAGTACTGATCCTTCCTCTGGGCTTCTGGAAACCTCTTCCGGAGGGTCCAACTCCCTGACATAGTCCATAAAGTTGTCCACATTGATGGGTGCCTCTGCCTTCGGCTTGGATGGTTCCGCTTGCAACTTCCGCTGGAACTCCCCTCTGTAGTAGTCGTTGATCATGGACATCATGCCCTTGGAATACCAGTAGATGATGCCGATCAAGAAAAGACCCTGCATAAAGGGTCCCACCATTTTTAACCTTTGATTACTTGTTTCTGAGAAAGATTCTGAGGCtttactgctgctgctcttcgCGAAAACTCTCTAGCCACTGGTTGATCATGTAGAACTGCTCCTTGATGTGCGGCCAGGCCATGGTGACAATTAACATTATTGTATTGGCGAAGACAAAGAGTTTCATCATCTCAAATGCTAATTgaaaaagggttttaaaatTAGGTAAGGAATACATTTTAGGGGTTGCTAAATTACAGACCCTCCGGTGTGCGAAGATAGTCGCCGAAACCGGAGTTCAAGTCCTTGTCCTCCTCCTTCTGCCCATGCTGATCCTTGGGCTCTCGGGTCTTGGCCTTGCCAGCGCCCTCGGCTTTATCCTTGCCGTGGGAGTGCCCCTTGCCGTGCTTGTTCCTGCCGTATCCTGTGGATGAGTTGGCAAAGGCCGATTTCTTCGGTTTCATGGCATCCAGGATCGCAGCAGTTGGTCAGCCGGTCCTCCACTGGATTTATTTGGAGGTTGTGATGGGCTTTTCGGTGCGCCTCGGATGGCCCTTCCTCGCCAACTGCTGCTCCGCGAATGACACACTCATTCTGGTGGCCAATTCCAGTGGCGCCGGTTCTGGCAATTTTATGGTTtctattttattgatttgttgTCGGTGGAGAAATGCGCTCGGATATTTAGCCAGGCATGTGTGCTTATTATACGTATTACACAAATGTGTGTCAACTTGGTGGGTGATTGTGTTCGCTGGAAGAGGCGGTTTCATGGGTTGAACACTGGTCCCAAATGGTTTCGGTTCCTGTAACAACAATGGGACTGATAGAGGctttttttgaaacatttaatgGGAACTATCGCTTATGAACATTGTTTAGTAAATTCGTGCTTtcatattttactttatttttatctacCCATCCTATGTAAGGTTTTTATTATGTTTCATACAGCATTTTAATCTttctttttaatcttttaattttttatttcataattttaatatagttATTCCTTATAATAACAATCTTaaagtatattaaatatacgaaatgtaataaaaatgttctcCTTCAATAAGAATATGTATTTAAGGGTTTTTACTTTGAATTCATTTGTTATTGAAAGTTGAAGacattttctttctattgtatGTAAAGTTTACATTGTAAACGTACGCTTTGGTTAAATTTTTCTTATCTTTacgtttttatatattatattttaaattgtaaacaaactatacaaattatttaaaagcttattttaagcatttttgtcttttgtaaaatatgtttcacagaaaaatgttttttgcgtcttaaaaatgaagtaaagtaaagtaattaAAGTAAGTTGCTTAACTTTTGATATattcccaaaagtatgcagctcaatatatatttaagattcGCTTCTGGCGAAGGTTTAACAAGCTAAATTCGAATACTGTTTGCGAATACTTGACAGACACTAAGACTAACTAAACTAAAAGACCACCCTACGTATACGATtttacgtatacgcaatgaGGTGCTGCTTCTTATTCACTGCAGCTCCCTCCGGTTCCTGATCCCCCTCGGGAGTGGCCAGGCAGCAGGTGCACAGGCCGCCCAGGATGACCAGGAGGCAGAAGGCGGACAGCGACAGGGCGGGGCTCACCTGCCGCAGCAGCGTGAGAAAGGAGGCGGACAGCTGCCACACCCTGGCCCAGGTGACGGCGGAGAATGAGAGGCAACTGCGCTGCTCCTGGGGCACCAGCTCGCCCAGGCAGGCCAGGATCATGGACTGGGCACAGGCCACTGCAGCCTGGGGCAGCGAGGCCATCAGCAGTCCCAGCGTCAGCCCGTACACCTCGGGCATATCCTCCTCGGCCAGGAACCAGCAGATGCTACTGATGCTGCCCACCGCCATGGCGAATGCTCCGGCCCACTGCCACTTGTGTTCCCTCTGGTTGAAGGTGAGATACAGGGCTAGGATGCAGCCCAGCATCTCGGCCAGACCCATGGCCAGAGTGTTGGATACCAGGTGCTCCCTCCCGAAGGATCGCACATGGAGCAGCAGTCCGGTGTTCACCACCATGAAGGTGGCCAGTGCCATGTGAACTGCTACCAAGTGGAAGGTGCTTCTCCGCTGTCCCATCCACAGCTGCATCCAATAAACCGCTGGCTTTGGCTCATGCAGCTTCTCCCTCAGCTCACCCAACTGTAGGGGCAGCTCCTTGGACACACGGTGAATGCTTCCATTGGTGCGGGCTGCCTCCAGCAGGATGCCCACGGTGCGCTCGATGGCCAGTTGGGTTTCCTTGATGTGCAGCAGTTGCCAGCGTGGAGAGTCGGGAGTCCAGGGCAGCAGAAAGACAATGACCAGCAGGGAGAGGGTCACGCCCAGGTAAATGTGCTGCCAGCTGGGAGCTCCGGAAGCCAAtcctggcagcaggatcaggcCCAGAGCCCAGAAGCAGTCGTAGAGCAGGAGGGCTCCCAGTCGATATCTGCCCGCTGTTATGTCACTAACTGGAAAGGTGAGGTTAATGTGAgattattaaatattgttggatttgtattatttacttACATATAGCATGCCCGGAGGTGATCATAAAGCAGCAGGAAACAGCCGCCAGGCAGCGGAGTCCGCAGTGGAGACTGAAATCCTTGACCAGGCCCATCAGCAGGCTGCACATGAGCAGGACCCAGTTGCCCGATCCGTAAATCTGGCGCGGACTCAGCACCCGCATCAGCTTGGTG is a window of Drosophila biarmipes strain raj3 chromosome 3R, RU_DBia_V1.1, whole genome shotgun sequence DNA encoding:
- the LOC108031702 gene encoding uncharacterized protein LOC108031702 encodes the protein MKPKKSAFANSSTGYGRNKHGKGHSHGKDKAEGAGKAKTREPKDQHGQKEEDKDLNSGFGDYLRTPEAFEMMKLFVFANTIMLIVTMAWPHIKEQFYMINQWLESFREEQQQ
- the LOC108031701 gene encoding uncharacterized protein LOC108031701 — translated: MVGPFMQGLFLIGIIYWYSKGMMSMINDYYRGEFQRKLQAEPSKPKAEAPINVDNFMDYVRELDPPEEVSRSPEEGSVLPPLTKTHSHTLLRFLEITGALPALDVCPATSNIRKLVL
- the LOC108031156 gene encoding solute carrier family 22 member 1; this encodes MKEENNLQGRSPNCRRLTPTPLDLGHLSHIFTCSMDPKANEVSPSKTNGSDDDVITRVLGEFGPWQLRSLLILFLCKIPAAWFMACILFTAPDLYPEEEYKCDTTSFGPVDNCTVSLDHCYVMVNYGDSGYAMRQCRKFLYTTGFHSLTMEFDLVCLCDFFVAWSQYWHLFGLLIGGVAATKLMRVLSPRQIYGSGNWVLLMCSLLMGLVKDFSLHCGLRCLAAVSCCFMITSGHAIFSDITAGRYRLGALLLYDCFWALGLILLPGLASGAPSWQHIYLGVTLSLLVIVFLLPWTPDSPRWQLLHIKETQLAIERTVGILLEAARTNGSIHRVSKELPLQLGELREKLHEPKPAVYWMQLWMGQRRSTFHLVAVHMALATFMVVNTGLLLHVRSFGREHLVSNTLAMGLAEMLGCILALYLTFNQREHKWQWAGAFAMAVGSISSICWFLAEEDMPEVYGLTLGLLMASLPQAAVACAQSMILACLGELVPQEQRSCLSFSAVTWARVWQLSASFLTLLRQVSPALSLSAFCLLVILGGLCTCCLATPEGDQEPEGAAVNKKQHLIAYT